Genomic window (Megamonas funiformis):
CATTAAATGCAGGTTATTTAGTCAGTGAAGTCTTAGAGCTTATTCACAATGACATAGATATTGCAATTTTAGATACTTCTGCTGCTTGTCATATGCCTGATGTATTGGAAATGCCATATAGACCAAATGTAATTAATTCAGGAAAACCAAATGAAAAAGCATATACTTACCGTTTTGGTGGCCCTACTTGTCTTGCAGGTGATATCATAGGGGAATATTCTTTTGATAAACCTTTAAAAGTTGGCGATAAAATTATCTTCTGCGATATGGCTATTTATTCCATGGTAAAAAATAATACATTCAATGGTATGCCACTTCCAGATATTGCCGTTTTACATGAAGATGATACTATTGAAGTAGTAAAATCTTTTGGCTATGAAGATTTTAAAATGAGATTGTCTTAAATTATTAATCATAAATTTAGTTATATCTTATGATATTTAATGAAATAAAGATTATTTAAGTTGATTTATTTGGCTTAAATAATCTTTATTTTTGTTTGATTTATAGTCTAATATGGCAGTTAATTTGGCAACAATATTTTATAAACATGGCTTTTGCGGTATAATATCTTTATATTATTTGAATAAGGGAGGGTTATTATGTCGAAAAAAACACAGGCTACATTGGTTTTAGTCATCATGTTTTTGGGATTTATTGCTACATATAAATTAGATTCTTTTTGGGGCTTGTTGCTAAATCATGGATTTTTGGCTGCCTTAATCGGTGGTCTAGCGGATTGGTTTGCAGTTACAGCTCTATTTAGAAAACCACTGGGCTTTATCTCTTATCGTACGGAAATATTACCTCGTAATCGTGAACGCATCATGGACGAGATAGTAAAATTTATCGGTAGAGATTTATTAAATCCAGAATACATCATTAATAATATTAAAAATTATAATATGGCAATGATGGTAGTAGAGTACGCTCAAAAAGGTGGTAAAGAAAAAGCCAAAGTAGCATTAAAAGAATTAGTTATGCAGGTGATTAATTCACTTGATACGAGAAAAGTAGGTTATTCATTGGCAAGCGCCTTGAAGAGTCGTCGTAAGAATTTTAATATAGCAAGGATTATTATTCAATTTTTACTAGATTTTATCAAGACACCAGCAGGGGATAAATGCATAGACTATATTATAAAAATGGTCAGAGCTACAGTGCCTGAATTGTTGGTAAAGGATTTCATGCATAAACTAATTGACGATAATGTAAGCATTATCAAAGAAAAATATATAAAAGATAGTCAAAAACGTAGTTTTATGTTTGAAATGATGGATTTATCTAGTGAAAATTTGACACAGAAGTTAAATAAAAAATTGGATGAATATACTAATTTATTACTTGATTATGATAGTAAAGAACGTGAACATTTAAAAACTTTACTTGCAGAAAAAATAGAAATTCTAGGTAGTAGAAATGGCTATAAGCAAAAAGTTGCTCAATTAGAACATTACTTTTTCGTGAAGAATTTTGATTTTAGCGATAATTTAGTGTCTTTAATCGATAATTTCTGCCAAAATAGCGAAAATAGAGAACAATTATGGAAGCAAATTGAAGATTATATAGATAATCTTATTGCTAAATTGGCTGTAGATAATGAAATGCAGGCTAAATTAAATAAGTTTTTCATTAATACAATAACGAAGATAATTCAAAATAATTCACAATGGGGCTTAGATTATATCAAAGATGAATTGATGAAGTATTCACAGCAAGAATTTGTCGATTTAGTAGAAAAACGTGTTGGTGATGACCTTCAAATGATACGTATAAACGGTTCTGTAGTTGGTGCTATTGCCGGTATGGGATTATATGTAATATCCTTTGTTGTGGAAAGGATGTGCGGATAATGGATAGATTTAATAGAGCAGATAAAACATTATGTGTATTATTTGTTTGTTTTTTAGTAGTTTTAGCTTTAAGAACTTTATATCCACAATATATTATTTTTGAATTATTATTATTTTGCAGTGAAGCAAGTTTAGTTGGTGGTATTGCGGACTGGTTTGCAGTTACAGCTTTATTTAAAAAGCCACTAGGGTTTCCTTTTCATACAGCTATATTGCCAAGCCGTAGAGATGCTTTTATAAATTCTTGCGTGAGAATGTTGCAGACAGAATTTTTATCTAAGCGCAAAATTTATAGACGTATATGCAATGCTGATTTATTATCATGGGGTTTAAATTGGGCTAAAAATCCTGATAATAAAAAATATATATTAAATGAAGTTATGCAGTTTTTAGTGAAAAAAATCGCTGAAATAGATACTGCTAAAGTAGCACAAAAAAACAGTGAAAAAATAGCTCAGCTTATTTTAAAAGAGTCTATGGGTGATTTATCGCATAATTTAATGGGCGTATTGCTCAAAAGTGAAAATAGTCAGCTCGCTGTAGATAAAGGTATAAATTTCTTGAAAGGATATTTTTCAGGAAGAGAAGGAAAAGCAAGAATAGATGCTTTTCTTGAAAATTATCAAAAACAGTATGAAAGTGGTCTAGGCGGTCTGATGTTATCTTTGGCTTTAGCGACAAATACTTTAGACCCAGATGAATTGTCTTTGATAATTCATGAACGTATTTTAGATTTATTAGATGATGTCAGCGATAAAGATGGCGAATTATATGCAAATCTCATAAATTTATATGAAGAAGCTTTGATGAATATTCGCGATGATGAAAATTGGGTTGATAGCTTAAATACTTTGCGTGATAGTTTTGTGGAAATGGGTATTGTGGAAAAAATTCTACAAAATTCTTTGCGCAATTTTTGTGAATATCTATTAGCTAATAATAATAGAGAGAATAAGCTTTATCAGACGATAGAACAGATTTTAAGTGAAGAAATAGATAGATGTATTGAAAAATTAAATACAAATAATGAATTTAAATCAAAAATAAATCGTTTTGTATTAGATGTTGTTCATCGTAGTGCTTTAAAAGGTGAAGATGTAATCTTAGAATTAGCACGTAAATTTTTAGAAGGATTAACAGATAAGCAATTAAATGAGTTAGTATACGATAAAGTCGAAACAGATATGATATGGATACGTTTAAACGGCTCTATCGTTGGCGGTATCATAGGCTTTTTTGCTTTTTGGTTATTGCAATTAGTGAACAAATAGGAGGAATTAATTTTGCAACAGGCAGAAATTCCCAAGAGTATTAATAATTGGCTATTGATGTTAAGTCCTTATCAAGTTTTAGTTTTTTCTTTTTTAGGCTTAATATTAGTAGGTGCATTTTTATTGATGTTACCTATAGCATCTAATGATGGTAGCAGTCTATCATTTATAGATGCTTTATTTACTGCAACATCAGCTGTATGTGTTACTGGTTTAATTGTGGTGGATACTGGTCAATATTTTTCTACATTTGGGCAATTAGTAATTATTATGTTGATTCAAATTGGCGGTTTTGGTGTAATGACAATGACGACAGTATTTGCCTTGATTTTAGGAAAGCGTATTCAGCTTAGAAGTAGGTTAATAGCTCAAGAATCATTGAACAGGTTGACTGTTGGGGGCGTTGTAAAATTAATTAAATTATTGGTAAAGACCACTTTATGTATTGAATTTATAGGTGGCGTACTGCTATCTTTTCGCCTATATCCTGATTATGGATTACATGGGATATATATGGCGTTTTGGCATTCTATATCAGCGTTTTGTAATGCTGGTTTTGATATTTTTGGCGGTACTAATATTTTTAAATATAATACTGACCCTTTATTTTGTTTAGTTATCGCTTTTTTGATTATATTAGGCGGTATTGGTTATGGTGTAACGGTAGAACTTTACCAAAAACATAATTGGAAGATGTTTTCTTTGCATGCTAAAGTTGCTTTATTGACAACTTTGATTTTATTGGTAATTGGTACAATAGTATTGTTCTTTTTAGAATATAATAATGAAAATACGATTGGTAATTGGGATTGGTGGCATAAGTTAATAGGGACTTTCTTTTTATCTACAACTTCACGTACAGCAGGATATACTTTGATGGATACAGGAGCATTACATGAAGCTTCATTATTTTTTATCATCATATTGATGTTCTTAGGGGCATCTCCTGGTTCTACTGGTGGTGGGATAAAAACTACAACTTTTGCGATAATTTTTGCGACAGTTACCTCTATCATTCGTGGCAATGAAGAAGTTACATTGTTTAAAAGACGTATTGAACATGATTTGATTGTAAAATCTTTGGCTATTTTTTATATAGCAGCAGCTTTAGTAGTTTTAGGAACAATGTTTTTATGTTTAACAGAAGATTTTCCATTTATAAAAATATTATTTGAAGTTACATCGGCATTGGCTACTGTAGGTTTATCCACAGGGATTACTTCTAGTTTGACTGTTTATGGTAAGTCCATATTGGTTTTAATAATGTTTATTGGTCGTCTAGGCGTACTTACATTTTTGATGGCTATTGCTATGCGCAATCGAAAAACAGCTAAAATAGGATATCCTTCAGAGCGTATTGGGGTAGGTTGATTAATAAGTTTTAGGTTTAGATAAAATGATGAAATATATTAGAAAATTAAATCCATATCAGATTGTTTTATGTAGTTATGGAATAATAATATTGACTGGTACTATGTTGTTGATGTTGCCGATTACAGTGGTAGATATCGAGCCTTTGAGCTTTGTCGATGCATTATTTATGTCAGCGTCAGCAGTATGTGTATCGGGTGTTTCCATATTTAGTTTAGGTGATAATTTTTCTGTATTTGGGCAAATAATAATTATTATTTTGGTGCAAATTGGAGCTTTAGGAATTATGACTATCACTACTATTTTGGCAGTGGTGATGGGTAAACGCATTCAACTTCGAGATAGATTATTAATTCAAGAGTCATTGCAAAGATGGTCAGTGGCTGGAGTAGTGCGACTTGTAATCAGTATTGTGAAAATGACTGTTGCTTTTGAATTTATAGGTGGAGTTATTTTAACAATTATTTTCTGTCAAGATTATAGTGTAGGCACAGCTATTTATTTTGGTTTTTGGCATTCTGTATCGGCTTTTTGTAATGCAGGTTTTGATATTTTAGGTGGAAGTAATTTTGCAGATTATATTTTTCACCCATTTTTCAATCTAATATTATTGATAGAAGTTATTTGTGGCGGATTGGGTTTTGCTGTTTTATTAGATATCTATCAAAAGCGCAAATGGCAAAAATTGAGTATTAATAGTAAGCTTGTACTTGTTACTACTGGTTTTTTAATTCTTATCGGCAGTGTATTTATTTTTATTTTGGAATATGGAAATCAAAATACTTTAGGCGATTTAGGTTTATTTGATAAAGTGATGGTAAGTACATTCATGGCTTCGATGGCTAGAACATCAGGATTTTCAATGCTCGATATAGGCTCATTGACAGAACCTAGTTTATTGTTGATTATGTTTTTGATGTTTATTGGCGGTTCGCCAGCTTCAACAGGTGGCGGTATTAAAACTACTACTATAGCTGTTATCTTTGCAGCAATTTGGTCGCTCATTCGCGGTCGTGAAGATGTTGTTATCTTTGAGCGTACTGTACCACCGATTGTCATTTTCCGTGCAATGAGTATTTTCTTTGTCAGTGCGATTGTCGTATTTTTGATGTCAATGTTTTTATGTTTGACAGAAGATATTGCTTTGTCTAAAATCTTATTTGAGTCTGTATCTATGTTCGCTACTGTAGGTCTGCCTACAGGTACGATAAATGAAATGGATGCTTCTAGTAGAATTGTAATTATTTTTGTAATGTTGATGGGACGAATTGGTATTATTTCTTTTGCGATGGCACTTGTTATTCGTAAGAAGAAAAATAAAATTCGCTATCCTGAAGATAAATTTATTATTGGTTAAGGAGAATTTTTGCATGGGTCTTAGTGTTAAAATACCAGGTTCTTGTGGCGAGTTAGTACAAGGCATGATTGATGATATACCTTTTTTAGTTACTTGTCCTATTTCAATGTATACCAAGGCGAGTATAACAAAATATTTTTCCTATTTACCATATAAAGCTCGTTTGGCACGCAATAAAACGCTTGATTATCTGGGCACTAAATCTTATGCAAAATTTTGTTTGACTACAGAATTGTTGACAGGAAAGGGCATGGCTTCAAGTAGTGCAGATATTGCAAGTATTTGTCAGTTGACAGCTCTTTCTTGTAAACGGATATTATCTCAAGATGAAATATCAAAGATTGCAACAAGCATTGAGCCAACTGATGGTATTTTTTGTAAAGGCATTGTCAGATATAATCATTTAAATGGTCAAGCTTTAGAGCATTTAGGTTTAGCGCCAAAGATTAAGATACTGATGTTTGATTGTGGTGGTAAGGTCGATACTTTATCTTTTAATCGTCGCAAGAATTTAAAACGATTGTATCAAGAAAATGAAAATACAATTAAAGAAGCTTTAGATTATTTGCGTCTAGGCTTTAAAGAGAAAAATAATAGATATATCGGCAAAGCTTGCGTTATGAGTGCATATGCAAATCAAAAAATATTATATAAAAAGCAATTAGAAGATATCATGATAATATCCGAAGATTATCAGGCAATAGGTGTAAATGTTGCTCACAGTGGCACTGTCATTGGTGTATTATTTGATGATAATTGTGAGGAAAGTTTAATTGAAGAATGTAAACAAAAAATATTAAGTGAATGTTTTGATTTACATTATTTAAATTTAGTAAAAATGATTTCTGGTGGAATTATCATAGAAAGAGAGTAAATTATGCAAAAGTTTGAGCATGGCGGAGATTTAAAAAAAATAATGGCACAAGAAAATTTAGATAAAATCATAGATTTCAGTGCTAATATAAATCCATATGGATTATCTAAAAATATAAAAAAAGCGATTGTTGACCATATTGATGATATAATTCATTATCCAGAGCCAGATGCAAGAGAGCTTTGTGGTAAAATCGCCGAAAATTATGGTATCAGTGCAGATAAAATTATCGTAGGTAATGGCGCAGTAGAATTATTATATATACTTTGCCATATATTAAAGCCAAAAAATGCGTTGATTGTGTCTCCAGGTTTTAGCGAATATGAAAGAGCAGCTAAAGCTTCTGGAGCGAATATAAATTATGTAATGTTATCTGAAAAACAGGAATTTAATTCTCCTATGCGAGATTTAATTGTGAATATAAAAGGCAACGATATTTTATTTATCGGCAATCCTAATAATCCAACAGGTACGTTATTTACTGTAGAAGATATGGAGCTTTTGATTGAACATGCTGAAAATAATGGCTGTTTTGTAGTTGTTGATGAGTCTTTTATGGATTTTATCAAAACAAGTGAAGCTTTTTCCGTACTTCCTTTAGTGGAAAAATATCATAATTTATTTGTATTGCATTCTTTGACTAAATTTTATGCATTACCAGGACTTCGCTTAGGTTTTGCAGCTACAGACCATGAAGTTTTAGACCCACTTTATCAGGCAAAAGACCCATGGAATGTGAATGCTTTAGCACAGATTGCAGGTATGGTAGCTTTAGAGGATAAAGTATATCAGCGTCGCAGTAGAACATATACAAGAACAGAGATAAATTATCTTTATGAAGAGCTGGAAACTTTTGATAAGTTGAAGGTATATGAGCCAACTGTTAATTTTATTTTAGTGAATATAGAAAAAACAAAGATGACAGCTAATGAGTTAAAAGCAAAATTATTATCATATGGCATAGCTATTCGCAATTGTGAAAACTATCCAGGATTAAATGAGTATTTCGTGCGTTTTGCAGTGCGAACTCGTGAAGAAAATGATGAATTAATTGATGCTTTAACAGAGATTTTAGCTTAAAAAAAGTGTCTACTAAATTATATTTTGCCATGAAGATAAAATATAATAAGTAGACACTTTCTTTATTTTGTAGCATAAAGCGAATTTGCCTGGCGTGTTTTGATATTTAAATGTTGATAGAGATATTGATAAGCACTATGAACTTCTTGTGGTATATCTACATGAGCGATAAAATCTTTACCTTGAGGACCATAACCGTTGATATTATCTGTAAGACGAGGAATTTCTCCCATGAGTAGCTCAATATATTTATCAATATTCCACATTTGCCAGATATTATTTTGTTCTAAACATAATTTATCATTTTGAACAGTGAAATGAACTTTATATGTAGCATAATTGATTAAAGTAGTATCACAAGGACAATATTTTCGAAAACCTGCGTCCATGCGATTTTGCATAGTAGCATCTTGCATAAAAATGATGGATTTTGGCTTTAAATCTAGATTTTTTAAAAGTTCTAGAGCATTAGTGATATTATTACCGCAGTTAGTAGATTTAGTTTCTAATAAACAATCTGTGATATTGTATTTGTTTTTTAAATAGAGAGCAAAGATTTCTGCTTCAGATTTAGTGGAGATATCTATATCGGCTAAAGATGATTGCATTTTTTGGCGGAGAGCTTCTGTAGTATGACCAGCACCGCCGACTAAAAGATAATTTTTAGCTATATTTTGTTGATGAGCTTTAGCAAATACATCAGTACCTTCAGGAATAGAACCACCGAATAAAATCAACAAATCGGCTTGATTTATTTTGTATTTTGCTTGTAATTCATCGG
Coding sequences:
- a CDS encoding DUF445 domain-containing protein, coding for MSKKTQATLVLVIMFLGFIATYKLDSFWGLLLNHGFLAALIGGLADWFAVTALFRKPLGFISYRTEILPRNRERIMDEIVKFIGRDLLNPEYIINNIKNYNMAMMVVEYAQKGGKEKAKVALKELVMQVINSLDTRKVGYSLASALKSRRKNFNIARIIIQFLLDFIKTPAGDKCIDYIIKMVRATVPELLVKDFMHKLIDDNVSIIKEKYIKDSQKRSFMFEMMDLSSENLTQKLNKKLDEYTNLLLDYDSKEREHLKTLLAEKIEILGSRNGYKQKVAQLEHYFFVKNFDFSDNLVSLIDNFCQNSENREQLWKQIEDYIDNLIAKLAVDNEMQAKLNKFFINTITKIIQNNSQWGLDYIKDELMKYSQQEFVDLVEKRVGDDLQMIRINGSVVGAIAGMGLYVISFVVERMCG
- a CDS encoding DUF445 domain-containing protein, whose protein sequence is MDRFNRADKTLCVLFVCFLVVLALRTLYPQYIIFELLLFCSEASLVGGIADWFAVTALFKKPLGFPFHTAILPSRRDAFINSCVRMLQTEFLSKRKIYRRICNADLLSWGLNWAKNPDNKKYILNEVMQFLVKKIAEIDTAKVAQKNSEKIAQLILKESMGDLSHNLMGVLLKSENSQLAVDKGINFLKGYFSGREGKARIDAFLENYQKQYESGLGGLMLSLALATNTLDPDELSLIIHERILDLLDDVSDKDGELYANLINLYEEALMNIRDDENWVDSLNTLRDSFVEMGIVEKILQNSLRNFCEYLLANNNRENKLYQTIEQILSEEIDRCIEKLNTNNEFKSKINRFVLDVVHRSALKGEDVILELARKFLEGLTDKQLNELVYDKVETDMIWIRLNGSIVGGIIGFFAFWLLQLVNK
- a CDS encoding TrkH family potassium uptake protein, coding for MQQAEIPKSINNWLLMLSPYQVLVFSFLGLILVGAFLLMLPIASNDGSSLSFIDALFTATSAVCVTGLIVVDTGQYFSTFGQLVIIMLIQIGGFGVMTMTTVFALILGKRIQLRSRLIAQESLNRLTVGGVVKLIKLLVKTTLCIEFIGGVLLSFRLYPDYGLHGIYMAFWHSISAFCNAGFDIFGGTNIFKYNTDPLFCLVIAFLIILGGIGYGVTVELYQKHNWKMFSLHAKVALLTTLILLVIGTIVLFFLEYNNENTIGNWDWWHKLIGTFFLSTTSRTAGYTLMDTGALHEASLFFIIILMFLGASPGSTGGGIKTTTFAIIFATVTSIIRGNEEVTLFKRRIEHDLIVKSLAIFYIAAALVVLGTMFLCLTEDFPFIKILFEVTSALATVGLSTGITSSLTVYGKSILVLIMFIGRLGVLTFLMAIAMRNRKTAKIGYPSERIGVG
- a CDS encoding TrkH family potassium uptake protein, coding for MMKYIRKLNPYQIVLCSYGIIILTGTMLLMLPITVVDIEPLSFVDALFMSASAVCVSGVSIFSLGDNFSVFGQIIIIILVQIGALGIMTITTILAVVMGKRIQLRDRLLIQESLQRWSVAGVVRLVISIVKMTVAFEFIGGVILTIIFCQDYSVGTAIYFGFWHSVSAFCNAGFDILGGSNFADYIFHPFFNLILLIEVICGGLGFAVLLDIYQKRKWQKLSINSKLVLVTTGFLILIGSVFIFILEYGNQNTLGDLGLFDKVMVSTFMASMARTSGFSMLDIGSLTEPSLLLIMFLMFIGGSPASTGGGIKTTTIAVIFAAIWSLIRGREDVVIFERTVPPIVIFRAMSIFFVSAIVVFLMSMFLCLTEDIALSKILFESVSMFATVGLPTGTINEMDASSRIVIIFVMLMGRIGIISFAMALVIRKKKNKIRYPEDKFIIG
- the cobD gene encoding threonine-phosphate decarboxylase CobD, producing MQKFEHGGDLKKIMAQENLDKIIDFSANINPYGLSKNIKKAIVDHIDDIIHYPEPDARELCGKIAENYGISADKIIVGNGAVELLYILCHILKPKNALIVSPGFSEYERAAKASGANINYVMLSEKQEFNSPMRDLIVNIKGNDILFIGNPNNPTGTLFTVEDMELLIEHAENNGCFVVVDESFMDFIKTSEAFSVLPLVEKYHNLFVLHSLTKFYALPGLRLGFAATDHEVLDPLYQAKDPWNVNALAQIAGMVALEDKVYQRRSRTYTRTEINYLYEELETFDKLKVYEPTVNFILVNIEKTKMTANELKAKLLSYGIAIRNCENYPGLNEYFVRFAVRTREENDELIDALTEILA
- a CDS encoding ElyC/SanA/YdcF family protein produces the protein MNTLIAKNLNILIDFLAKRDLTALSPDELQAKYKINQADLLILFGGSIPEGTDVFAKAHQQNIAKNYLLVGGAGHTTEALRQKMQSSLADIDISTKSEAEIFALYLKNKYNITDCLLETKSTNCGNNITNALELLKNLDLKPKSIIFMQDATMQNRMDAGFRKYCPCDTTLINYATYKVHFTVQNDKLCLEQNNIWQMWNIDKYIELLMGEIPRLTDNINGYGPQGKDFIAHVDIPQEVHSAYQYLYQHLNIKTRQANSLYATK